The genomic segment caaatatatatccctaatttggaaagttcattaaatatgcaaattaggaattggctgaagttaaaatgcttaacgactttcaataatgttaaatcatagtatcttcaatatacataccaagtttggtctatttttatcaagtcaaatcagatatatatccctaattaggaaagtacattaatatgcaaattagcaactatctttcatgttcccactgctgatatatcttggtgtgaacaacatttgtagcaaatctcatcaaattgtgtgcagttgctttttaatgtatttccgttttttttcagaaaacattaattatgcaaatgagcaaaaagtatgtaagccacacccaccaaaaactaatcagttcttgccatttggtaactgaatctatgtaccagatttgattctgatctgatcaaccgtttttgagatatcggaccaacagacagacacacagacagacagacagacatcgctgagacatatgctcacgtgtgtgaacacgtgagcaaaaaatagtGCACGCACTCTCTTTCCCCGTCCGCTGACACGAAGCTTACTACGCCTGCCCGTATCCTGCCAAGAACACCGCGCGCTTGCGCACACCGTTATTCGTGAATAGCTTTGTTGGCTTCTCGTGAAATTTATAAACACATTTTAATCCGACCGGAGTTTAGAAATCATGGTCCATTTGCACAATTTGCCCAACACTTAGACATCTGTTGACTTATGACCTCCAGCCGAGCAGCGAGGTAGTAGTTAGTGGGAGACTAGTCCAAGTAacggacccgtgcgagcggacgatggaACACGTTCTGTGATTTCACTGGCTTTTACTATCGGTTTCATATCCCCTGTTCGTATCAAAGTTCTTTAATATCGAATGAAAGTTGAACTCCAAGAATGTCAGAGATCAAGTTGATCCGTTTTTTTTCCACGGAATGCCACTGACTGTCCTTCGTACTGATGTCGAAACAGTGGCGAATAAACAGTTGTTGAAATGTTCTTAGACACCCCGAGAAATGTCCCCGCCGGACACTTTACCCTAacccaaccagatatgaactgtaaatgctcacgtgtttcattatatattgaagttatgtgtaaatttgaacctttgccacatgtttgcaacttcattgaaagtattatgatcaacataatgaacaatattcaccacagattaactttataggtcattaagtattcaaatacgcaattagctcaaatagaaatagttaatttctttgactgttgtatcaccactttatatagcaagtgttattgcatgcctttggtcaagtccttcaaactacatattccaaactttgaaagctcattagatatgcaaactataaataagctgacacgaaaacttgagtgcgaaatgactatcaatattggtataacctggtataatcatcaatgtacatagcatgttatgccaactttgatcaaataaatccaagtatatatccctaattaggaaagttcattaaatacacaaattaggaattggctgaagcaaaaatgcaataatgttagcctagataatagtatctttaatgtacatagcaagttttatcaattttggtcatgtaaattcaaatatatatccctaatttcgaaaattcattaaatatgcaaattaggagctggatgaagaaaaaatgcttaatgactttcagtaacgtcgtatcatagtatattatgtacatagcaagtttcgtcaactttggtctagtcaatacagataaatatcccaaattatgaaagttcattaaatatgcaaataaggaattggcaaatgttcaaatgctttatgactttcaataatgttctatcatattatcttcaatgtacatagccagtttcgtcaactgtggtctcgtcaattgagataaatacccctaattaggaaaattcataaaatatgcaaattaggaattggctgaagtaaaaatgcttaatgacatttaataatgttctatatgatagtatctttaatgtacatatcaagtttcatcaattttggtcatgtaaattcaaatatatatccttaatttcaaaaggtcattaaatatgcaaattaggatttggatgaagtaaaaatgcttattgactttcagtaatgttaaatcatagtatcctcaatatgcataccaagtttcgtcaattttgatcgagtaaattcagatatatatgcctaattagtagattcatcaaatatgcaaattagtaattatctttcacgtcaccccttaataacttgcacagctgatatatcttgatgtgatcaacatttgtagcaaatctcatcaaattgtgtgcagtcgttctcaatgtatagccgttttttctaaaatcattaattatgcaaatgagcaaaaagtaagcaagccacacccaccaaaaactatcagttcttgccatttgcaaacttaatctatgtaccagatttgattctgatctgatgagccgtttttgagatattgagcacacagacagacagacacacagacagacagacagacagacagacagacagacagacagacagacacacagacacacagacagacagacatcgctacgacatatgctcacgtgtgtcaacacgtgagcaaaaaagccAAGCCCCATGTGTCGGGCGAGGAAAGTACGGGGTTATTATACCCAGGGGGTGACTGTCCTAGCACCAGATGAAGAATTTACTGCTGATAGCTGAACGATAGTTTCAATAGTACAGTACTTGCtacatagacttggttcaagtctgtgatttgtgaacgttTGAGTGGGATGAACACGGTGATTTGTGTTctattttcatatgaaacgcgTGAGTCGGGGTGAACGCAACGAATGGGGttaacgctatacaggggagtttctcccagaatccggcagaaactaactcattatactgcgcagactcaaaggtaacgcgttcaattaATCGCAAGGAAACCTGGCCttggctgccaaattccaaataggtttgtatgaaataggagagacacacgggaaactattacaaaagatttttttttaaattcaccgacttgaaccaagtctacttgCTACACAGTATACTGGCATTTACCAGGAGAGAGTTTAGTTATAATCTCAAATGTACATGACATACAACCATGGAATTAATATTTCATTGCCATGGCACAACCACAGTGAACAGCTGACGACTACTCAAAGCCAAGTCTGTCGAGTGATGAACTGTCCCTCAGGTGAAGAGGTCGCTTTGTCTCTCAGAAAAGGTCCCTCCGAATGGATCGTGCTCTCAACACGCGCATGTAACGACCGCGGTGTTATAATTTTTGGGGTGAAGTGTGTTTGTCCTACGGAAGGTCATAGGAAGTTCGCACCTTTGGAGGTCGGATAGCCAGGTTTTAATAACAATGCCGCATGTGAGTCGTTTGTTGTTACTCCTATCAGCATACAATGTGCCATTACGTCATGACCAATAGATTCGATTGGTCGGTTGGAGCTTACACAGTTTATAAGGGAAGGTGGATCAACTCGCGTTTTTATCACGTTCTTGATCAACATAATAGATCTTTACATACAATGACCCTCGGTATAATCATTCCCAAGACTGGTTTAAACCAGGCTTCACTTCAATCACAGACAAAGAGAAAGCAAGAAAAGGATCGCAGTAGaatttgaaggaaaaaaaacaacccCTAGATGTAGTCACCATCTGTTGGCCGAGATAGGATTAGGCCAAAAACAGCGGTGTACGTGACGCAGGGCGACTACGCTTTGCTATAATAAATAACAATTtctcaaatataaattttttgaatatttttcaaataatatttacatttactTAGAATTCCAAAGATTATTTTCATTCGCGGGTACCCCTGTTTTACATCAACCTATCATGAGAACTACACCTGCTCCGAGTGTGTAgttatataaatatgaatacCGAGAAAATTGAAGGGGTAAACTTCAGCATACTGTCGCGTTAGTGGTGCATGGTGTCGCGTAGATCGTGGGACGACCGGGGCGAGTGTACCACTGCATAGATTGTgtgaattttgtaatatttcctATTTAGGTCGCATTTGATACGTGCCAAAACATTAAATAAACAATAGGTCATAAAAATCGACCACCGGATGGTAAAAGTGCCGTagtcaatatttaaatttgtctgATTCATTATAAGTAATAAATATAGAATAGACTATATTTAACCAGCGTACATGAATATCATAATCAAGGAATTTTGAATGATACATTCTCTGTgcatgaaattttgagtatgTTGGGTTTTGATCTTAAAACAAGTAAATATTTGGAACGAACGTCCATCATTTTTAAATTATTGATGATTGTCAGCTGTTTAGCCAGGTACCTTCAACGAGACACATTGTTCTTTAATTAGGTAACCTTCACGTGATTTGCATGTGATGTCAACTTTTTATCGATAGCTGGCGCTGTCATGTAAACAAAGAATCCATACTGCTGCTCGAATCGGATCGGAAAGACATTTGTATACAATGCCATTTGCGCAGGCCGGATTGGGCTGGTCAGTATTATGTGAACACCAGGGTTCGAGCGTCAGTAACGGTGAGTCAAGTCGCAGACACCTATGTTTGGTGGTCAGCTGTCGCAGCGACTATTTTGAAGAGTGATTCATCGAAAAGGAAAGTGAGAGTACACGGCGCACGGTGAAGCCAGTGTTCCGTGACAGTGTTGTGTTGTTACGCAAGCGTTTTCATCGATGTCGTTCATGGTCGCAAGCTTCGCGTACTGGAACTGCTACAACAACGGGGTCGAGAAATCGCGTAGCGTTTGCGAGTAAGTCGGCGAAATTCGCGttgattatgtttacattttgaaagtttgtacaTCATTGCTCTTTTCGCAATGCAGAGGATATTTATAGCGGCTACTCCTGGCTTGTGCCGCGGAGTACGCAATCCAAATACACATATGTTCGCCTTGGTGCTATTTGTGGCTTGCTATTTCCGGACTGCAGTGGCCATGCAGAACGTCACGTTGGAGAAGTACGATGCGGAAGTGTTGATTCTCGGTGCCGGCGCAACAGGCATTGCCGCCGCGAGGACATTCCACGAGCACGGCCTGGAAGACTTTCTCATTCTCGAGGGATCAACTCGCGTCGGTGGGAGGGTGAAGGAAGTGGAATTTGGAGGGAAAGTGCTCGAATTGGGAGCTAACTGGGTTCAGCCCGGCGATCCGAGGGTCAATCCCGTGGTGGCCCTCGCGAAGAAATACGGCCTGAAGGGGAAAGTATCCGACTGGGAAAGCCGAATGGTCAGGAACGCCAGCGGAAACGATATCTCGAAAGAGGGAACGGCCAGGGAAAAAGACTTGGATAAAGCGATGGATTTTTCCCACAAATTAGCGTGGGAATTGCTGCGAGACAACAAGTCCGATATATCCTTGAGGGCCGCTTTGCGCCTCGGCGGCTGGAATCCCAAGACACCGCTGGATAAAATACTTGAGTATCTCCATGTCGACTTCGAGTACGGTGATATCCCCTACGTGACCTCGCTCAAGTCATCGGCGGCGGTCAACAACGGCAAGGCCTTCTTCGTCACAGACCAGCGCGGCTTTAGCTACATCCTGAAGGCCGTCGTCGACGAGTTCATCAAAGAAGGCGATCCGAGGCTGAAGTTCGGAAAAGTCGTCACTCACGTGAAGTGGAACGATCGAGGCGTCGAGGTCCGTTGTCATGACGGCACGACGTACCGGGCACCGTTCGCTCTGCTCACGTTTAGCATAGGAGTGCTGCAAAACGGCGTGGTTAAATTTGAACCACCAATGCCGGCTTGGAAGAGGCTGGAAATCGAGCAGTTTGATATGGCGCTCTACACGAAAATCTTCTTGAAATTCCCGAATGGTACGAAACGTTTCTGGGATGACAACGAATTTATTCTGCACGCTCATCCCAGACGAGGTTTTTACCCAGTCTGGCAAAATCTAGAAGCCCGCGGGCTGTTCGACGAAGGCACTAATATATTACTCGTCACCGTAACCGGGGAGGAATCGCGGCGACTGGAATACGAAAGCGATGACTTCATCAAGACCGAGGTCATGCGCGTGTTACGTCATCTCTATGGCAACCACATCCCCAACGCCGAGGACATCACTCTGCACCGTTGGTCGCAAGACCCGCTCTTTTTCGGCGCCTACAGCAACTGGCCCGTCGAGGTCTCGACGgagcaccacaagcgactgcAGGCCAACCTCGGGAGACTCTACTTCGGCGGCGAAGCCACGGATCCCGAGTGGAACGGCTACGTGGAGGCTGGGCTGTTCTCCGGGCGGAGAGAGGCGTTGAAGATCCTGAAATGCCGGAAGAAAGACTGTGAGATCTACGAGCCGAAAGACTGTGGCAAAGGAGACTGCGGATAGCGAATCATctttgaagaaagaaaattggAGGATACACCGGTCAGCCATACTGCGATCCGTTTTTGAAACCGAACATCAACGATAGATGACCTTATATTGTAGGTCAAACAATAGGTGCAGGGCGAACGTTTCGTCTCGTTTTGATTTACATAATCCAGATTATACAGACAAAGCTGACGTTGTTATTTCGAAAAATATTCTTCCTTGCTTtataaagggccagtagctgtaacttttgatgatctttctcttcttttgtttttttatatcaactacagtttctcgATCTAccctagctctgcgtggcaggctgtgtgttaccggtaacacacagccctgtcacaCAGAGCTAGATCTACACCCAAAGCACTGATGAGATGTACAGTGTCGacctgtcaactcagcctgtacgtgTGTAAAATGTTGACGAATCAGTTCTGGTCCGGATTCGGATTCACATGTAAACGATAACATTCACTGTGCATTTTACGTAGACGCCGTGTGGATAAGCTATACGATAGTTAGTGTTTAAACATGCTTTTGCGTATAGATCAAGAACTCGCGATtgataaacaaagacaaaatagtGACAAGCATCAAAGCTGCTGGCCCAGTAATCAATATAAGCTTATAGTGCATGGATCATTCTGTGTtagaaaaatgttcatgtttcaTCGCTATCCAAACATAGCTTGTTGAGTGGGTTGAAATTAATGGCCTCCGAACCagttttgtgttcataaaaggCCACGCCCGGCACCCTACAtcatgaaaaaatgtcaaatataccCGCCCCCACACTGAAAGGTCAAATATTTTGGTTATTGCCTGACTTGCTGACATAAATTAAATCATAATGTTTATGTAAAGTGCGACGTTTATGAGAAACATGGTCCCACTGTTGGTGGCGGGACGGGTCATCGATTGCGAGTCTGCCCTCAACGAGTGAGTGGCAACGGGGATGCTGTTCAAAGCGATTGGCTACAAATGATGGCCCTTTAAGAGAACTTTGCAAGAAACTTTAGctctcaaattttatttacaattttttagtAGATCTGAAATTGATATGATGATTAGCTAAAgggaaaatttaacttttta from the Ptychodera flava strain L36383 chromosome 2, AS_Pfla_20210202, whole genome shotgun sequence genome contains:
- the LOC139149642 gene encoding uncharacterized protein, with the protein product MQRIFIAATPGLCRGVRNPNTHMFALVLFVACYFRTAVAMQNVTLEKYDAEVLILGAGATGIAAARTFHEHGLEDFLILEGSTRVGGRVKEVEFGGKVLELGANWVQPGDPRVNPVVALAKKYGLKGKVSDWESRMVRNASGNDISKEGTAREKDLDKAMDFSHKLAWELLRDNKSDISLRAALRLGGWNPKTPLDKILEYLHVDFEYGDIPYVTSLKSSAAVNNGKAFFVTDQRGFSYILKAVVDEFIKEGDPRLKFGKVVTHVKWNDRGVEVRCHDGTTYRAPFALLTFSIGVLQNGVVKFEPPMPAWKRLEIEQFDMALYTKIFLKFPNGTKRFWDDNEFILHAHPRRGFYPVWQNLEARGLFDEGTNILLVTVTGEESRRLEYESDDFIKTEVMRVLRHLYGNHIPNAEDITLHRWSQDPLFFGAYSNWPVEVSTEHHKRLQANLGRLYFGGEATDPEWNGYVEAGLFSGRREALKILKCRKKDCEIYEPKDCGKGDCG